GTTTGGACAAGGCTCGTGCAGAATTGTCAATGGCCCAAGCGCACTTAGGCTTTACCGATATCAAGGCTCCGTTCGATGGGATCATAGGTCGCTTCCATGTGCGGAAAGGTTCGTTGCTGGATGAAGGAGATCTACTGACCGAATTATCCGATAACCGTTCCATGTGGGTCTATTTCAACGTGCCCGAAGCAGAGTACTTGAAATACAAACGCAATTCAGAGGCCGACAATGGATCCAAGGTCCGCCTGAAGATGGCGAACGGAGAGACTTTTGATCAGGGAGGTGTGATCACGGCCATTGAATCGGATTTCGATAACACGACAGGGAACATTGCGTTCAGAGCTACTTTTTCAAATCCGGATATGTTGCTGCGTCATGGCGAGACGGGTAGCATCCTTATGGATTCCGAATTGGACAACGTCCTCGTGATCCCGCAGAAAGCAACCTTCGAGATCCTGGATCACAGGTACGTGTTCGTGATCGGAGAGGACAGTGTCGTAAAGAGCAGACCTATTACGGTAGCACAGGAACTACAGCACCTTTTCGTTGTAAGTGAAGGGCTGAAGGAAACTGATCACATTCTATTGGAAGGTTTGCGTAAGGTGAAGGAGTTGGATCATATTGATTTCAGAACAGTGCCTGCCGATTCGGTGATCAAGCACTTGGACCTTTACGCCGAGTGATCTGACAAATACAGCTGATCCATGTTCAGGAACTTCATCCATCGCCCCGTTCTGGCCATCGTAATATCGGTGGTCATTGTATTCGTCGGACTGCTCGCAATGCAGCAGTTGCCCACCTCCCAATTCCCGGAGATCGCACCTACCACGGTGAACATTTTTATCGCTTATCCCGGTTCCAGCGCCGACGTACTTACCAAGTCGACGATCATTCAATTGGAGACTGCGATCAATGGCGTGCAAGGCATGCGTTATATCGCCTCTGATGCCACGAGTGCGGGTGAGGGAACGATCCGCATCATCTTCGAGCCCGGCACCGATCCTAATGAAGCGGTTGTGCGGGTGAAGACCCGTGTGGACCAGGTGATGCCGAACCTCCCATTGCTGGTGCAGCGTGAGGGTGTGATCATTACCCCGGTACAGCCGAGCATGCTCATGTACGTAAACCTCTTTGGGAATTCAGAGGATGCGGATGAACTTTTCCTGTACAACTATGCGTTCACACAGATCATACCCGAGATCCAGCGCATTACAGGTGTGGCACAAGCCCAGATACTTGGTAGTCGTAAGTACGCAATGCGCGTTTGGATGAAGCCTGACCGCATGCGGGCCTACAATATTTCCGCAGAAGAGGTCATGAAGTCGATGGAGGAACAGAGCCTCATCGCCCGCCCCGGTCGTTTGGGACAAAGCTCAGGGATCCAG
The nucleotide sequence above comes from Flavobacteriales bacterium. Encoded proteins:
- a CDS encoding efflux RND transporter periplasmic adaptor subunit; this encodes MRASLFFAGSIILLFQTSCTSEHKEEEHGTTFTVTSPLLVDTLISREYVSQIHSIQHIELRALERGYLEGIFVDEGQHVKEGQSLFKIRPVLYLAEVSRAEAEADFAQIEYQNTKALADSNVVSPNELALAKARLDKARAELSMAQAHLGFTDIKAPFDGIIGRFHVRKGSLLDEGDLLTELSDNRSMWVYFNVPEAEYLKYKRNSEADNGSKVRLKMANGETFDQGGVITAIESDFDNTTGNIAFRATFSNPDMLLRHGETGSILMDSELDNVLVIPQKATFEILDHRYVFVIGEDSVVKSRPITVAQELQHLFVVSEGLKETDHILLEGLRKVKELDHIDFRTVPADSVIKHLDLYAE